In Paraburkholderia bryophila, a single genomic region encodes these proteins:
- the argE gene encoding acetylornithine deacetylase: MSHVAESAQSSSTSASAASLSLPWITRLVSMDTVSRNPNLGLIETVRDELRAAGVDATLTHDPSGKWANLFATIPAHNGETNGGVVLSGHTDVVPVDGQQWDSDPFKPEIRGDKLYGRGTCDMKGFIGAALALVPEMQRTKLAKPIHFALSFDEEVGCAGAPLMIADLMKRGVKPDGCIVGEPTSMRPIVAHKGINAYECCVRGQAAHSSLTPKGLNAIEYAARLVCYIRDMADQFREQGPFDELYDVPFTTSQTSTIIGGNAINTVPAECKFQFEFRNLPTLDPEPIFARIDQYARETLLPKMLREHPSAAIEIRKIAAAPGLDSSEQAAITQLVRALTADQDKRKVAYGTEAGLFSLAGIPSIVCGPGDIQQAHKANEFVALDQLVACERFLQKFIHSMSVDAHAL, encoded by the coding sequence ATGTCTCACGTCGCTGAATCAGCGCAGTCCTCGTCAACGTCCGCTTCCGCCGCCTCGCTTTCGCTCCCCTGGATCACCCGCCTCGTGTCGATGGACACGGTCAGCCGCAATCCGAATCTCGGTCTGATCGAAACCGTGCGCGACGAACTGCGCGCGGCCGGTGTCGACGCCACGCTCACGCACGACCCAAGCGGCAAATGGGCCAACCTGTTCGCGACGATTCCCGCGCACAACGGCGAGACCAATGGCGGCGTGGTGCTGTCGGGTCATACCGACGTGGTGCCGGTGGACGGTCAGCAATGGGACAGCGATCCGTTCAAGCCGGAGATTCGCGGCGACAAGCTGTACGGCCGCGGCACCTGCGACATGAAGGGTTTTATCGGCGCGGCGCTGGCGCTCGTGCCCGAGATGCAGCGCACGAAGCTCGCCAAGCCGATTCACTTCGCCCTCTCGTTCGACGAAGAAGTCGGCTGCGCCGGCGCACCGCTGATGATCGCGGACCTGATGAAGCGCGGCGTGAAGCCGGACGGCTGCATTGTCGGCGAGCCGACCAGCATGCGCCCGATCGTTGCGCACAAGGGCATCAACGCTTACGAGTGCTGCGTGCGTGGCCAGGCCGCGCATTCGTCGCTCACGCCGAAAGGCCTGAACGCGATCGAGTACGCTGCGCGCCTGGTCTGCTACATCCGCGACATGGCCGATCAGTTCCGCGAGCAAGGCCCGTTCGACGAACTGTACGACGTGCCCTTCACCACCTCGCAGACCAGCACGATTATCGGCGGCAATGCGATCAACACCGTGCCGGCCGAATGCAAGTTCCAGTTCGAATTCCGCAACCTGCCCACGCTCGACCCCGAACCGATCTTCGCGCGCATCGATCAATACGCGCGCGAAACGCTGTTGCCGAAAATGTTGCGCGAGCATCCATCGGCAGCAATCGAGATCAGGAAGATCGCCGCGGCGCCCGGACTCGATTCGTCTGAACAAGCCGCGATCACGCAGCTCGTGCGCGCGCTCACCGCCGACCAGGACAAGCGTAAGGTCGCCTACGGCACCGAAGCGGGGTTGTTTTCGCTGGCGGGCATTCCGAGCATTGTGTGCGGCCCCGGCGACATCCAGCAGGCTCACAAGGCCAACGAATTCGTCGCGCTCGACCAGTTGGTCGCGTGCGAGCGCTTCCTGCAAAAATTCATTCACAGCATGTCTGTCGACGCACACGCACTCTGA
- a CDS encoding pyridoxal-phosphate dependent enzyme, with translation MSTATPQHTDHTIDGEPIPTLDDIATQHFALAPWVTRTPVFDRLDFASLEGTVVNFKFELLQAGGSFKARGAFTNLLALDEAQRSAGVTCVSGGNHAVAVAYAAMRLGIGAKVVLFRAANPARVALCRQYRAEIVFAEDIAEAFELVRRIEAEEGRYFVHPFNGYRTVLGSATLGYEWATQTPDLEAVVLPIGGGGLAAGVATAMRLANPRVHVYGVEPEGSDVMGKSFAANHTVKMGHMHGIADSLMSPHTEEYSYELCRRHIDQLVTVSDDQLRAAMLTLFGQLKLAVEPACAAATAALLGPLREQLQGKRVGVLLCGTNTDPVSFAAHIERARHSAS, from the coding sequence ATGTCAACCGCCACACCGCAGCACACGGACCACACGATCGACGGCGAGCCGATTCCCACGCTCGACGACATCGCCACTCAGCATTTTGCGTTGGCGCCGTGGGTGACGCGAACGCCGGTGTTCGACCGGCTCGACTTCGCGTCGCTGGAAGGCACCGTGGTGAACTTCAAGTTCGAACTGCTGCAGGCGGGCGGCAGCTTCAAGGCGCGTGGCGCGTTCACCAACCTGCTCGCGCTGGACGAAGCCCAGCGCAGCGCCGGCGTGACCTGCGTGTCGGGCGGCAATCATGCGGTGGCGGTCGCGTATGCGGCCATGCGGCTCGGCATCGGCGCCAAGGTCGTGCTGTTTCGCGCGGCCAATCCGGCGCGTGTCGCGCTGTGCCGGCAGTATCGCGCCGAGATCGTGTTCGCCGAGGACATTGCCGAAGCCTTCGAACTGGTGCGCCGTATCGAGGCTGAAGAAGGCCGCTATTTCGTGCATCCGTTCAACGGTTATCGCACGGTGCTAGGCTCGGCCACGCTCGGCTACGAATGGGCCACTCAAACGCCCGACCTCGAAGCGGTCGTGCTGCCGATCGGCGGCGGCGGGCTCGCGGCCGGCGTCGCCACGGCCATGCGGCTCGCGAATCCGCGTGTGCATGTGTACGGCGTCGAGCCGGAAGGCTCGGATGTGATGGGCAAGAGTTTCGCCGCCAATCACACGGTCAAGATGGGCCACATGCACGGCATCGCCGACTCGCTAATGTCGCCGCATACCGAGGAATACAGCTACGAGTTGTGCCGCCGTCATATCGACCAGCTCGTCACCGTGTCCGACGATCAGTTGCGCGCCGCCATGCTGACCTTATTCGGACAACTGAAGCTCGCCGTCGAACCGGCCTGCGCGGCCGCCACCGCGGCGCTGCTCGGACCGCTGCGCGAACAGCTGCAGGGCAAGCGCGTGGGCGTGCTGTTGTGCGGCACCAATACCGACCCGGTCAGTTTTGCCGCGCATATTGAACGCGCACGTCATAGCGCGTCATAG
- the mscL gene encoding large conductance mechanosensitive channel protein MscL, translated as MSMVKEFKEFALKGNVMDLAVGVIIGGAFSTIVNSIVKDLIMPVVGLVTGGLDFSNKFVRLGDIPASFKGSPESYKDLQTAGVAVFGYGSFITVLINFIILAFIIFLMVKFINNLRKPDEAAAAEPAPTPEDVLLLREIRDSLKNTPR; from the coding sequence ATGAGCATGGTCAAGGAATTCAAGGAATTTGCCCTTAAGGGCAACGTGATGGATCTCGCCGTCGGTGTGATTATCGGCGGCGCGTTCTCCACCATTGTCAATTCGATTGTTAAAGACCTGATCATGCCGGTTGTCGGGCTTGTCACCGGTGGCCTCGATTTCTCCAATAAGTTTGTTCGCCTCGGCGACATTCCGGCTAGCTTCAAAGGCAGCCCCGAGTCGTATAAAGACTTGCAGACGGCAGGCGTGGCGGTGTTCGGTTATGGCTCGTTCATCACCGTGCTGATCAACTTCATCATTCTCGCGTTCATCATTTTCCTGATGGTCAAATTCATTAACAATTTGCGCAAGCCGGATGAAGCCGCAGCGGCAGAACCGGCCCCCACGCCGGAAGACGTGTTGCTGCTGCGTGAAATCCGCGATTCGTTAAAGAATACGCCGCGTTAA
- a CDS encoding hybrid sensor histidine kinase/response regulator, whose translation MTEEVSTQQAAYVLVVDDDEGILRLARKSLERAGCRVAICAGVEAARERLAGGAPDLLVLDYQLSGPETGLDFFRRLRSEGVRIPAILVTGFTDESRVIEALRAGVSDVVPKSGDYLDYLPEAVERVLSQVRLQRASDEALLLRDREQHYRTLSEALPHLVLTCNAAGDCDFLSKQWYDYTGLPDSSSYGLAWLEAVHPDDREEIRLTWLKAVTSHAGDYRHELRIRRHDGEYRWFDARVVAMRDAEGQVSKWFGSCTDIHSQREAIEERERLLASEQAARQIAEDANRAKDRFLAMLSHELRTPLTPVLAGASVLEMIPDLPEQARASVRMIRRNVELEARLIDDLLDLTRVANGKLRLSLETVDVHEVMDSVLELFRSEIQVKQQDVHVHKDAQHHYVLADRARLQQMLWNLIRNAAKFTPDGGHIYLRTRDERMQVQISVEDTGIGIEPEQIGKLFNAFEQGNQNMTRQFGGLGLGLAITKALTDVHGGTVIAQSPGAHCGATFTITLPTAAAPAVPPPVVAPDQVRSGVLLTILLIEDHEDTAEVMAQLIRSLGHEVTVVGRVDDALAATQLQTFELIVSDVGLPDGTGLDFIKAFREHSDAPAVALTGFGTDEDVRRCVAAGFTSHLTKPVNFGQLEAMIDSAVSLKAQKGA comes from the coding sequence ATGACCGAAGAAGTGTCCACGCAGCAAGCCGCCTATGTGCTGGTCGTCGACGACGACGAAGGCATCCTGCGGCTTGCGCGCAAGTCGCTCGAACGCGCCGGCTGCCGGGTCGCGATCTGCGCCGGCGTCGAAGCGGCCCGCGAGCGGCTCGCCGGCGGCGCGCCCGATCTGCTGGTGCTCGACTACCAGTTGAGCGGACCGGAGACAGGACTCGACTTCTTTCGCCGTTTGCGTTCGGAAGGCGTGCGGATTCCCGCCATCCTCGTGACCGGTTTTACCGACGAATCGCGCGTGATCGAAGCGTTGCGCGCGGGCGTGTCCGACGTGGTGCCGAAATCCGGCGATTACCTCGATTACCTGCCCGAAGCCGTCGAGCGGGTGCTCTCGCAAGTGCGTTTGCAGCGCGCGTCGGACGAAGCCTTGCTGCTGCGCGATCGCGAGCAGCATTACCGCACGCTGTCGGAGGCGCTGCCGCACCTCGTGCTGACCTGCAACGCCGCAGGCGACTGCGATTTCCTGTCGAAGCAGTGGTACGACTACACCGGTCTCCCCGACAGCAGTTCGTACGGTCTCGCGTGGCTCGAAGCCGTGCATCCGGACGATCGCGAGGAAATCCGCCTTACCTGGCTCAAAGCGGTGACCAGCCATGCCGGCGACTATCGGCACGAGTTGCGGATTCGCCGTCACGACGGCGAATACCGCTGGTTCGACGCCCGCGTCGTGGCCATGCGCGACGCCGAAGGTCAAGTCAGCAAATGGTTCGGCAGTTGCACGGACATTCATTCGCAACGCGAGGCGATCGAGGAGCGCGAGCGGCTGCTCGCGTCGGAGCAGGCCGCGCGCCAGATCGCCGAAGACGCCAACCGCGCCAAAGACCGTTTCCTCGCGATGCTGTCGCACGAATTGCGCACGCCGCTCACGCCGGTGCTGGCCGGCGCCAGCGTGCTGGAAATGATCCCGGACCTACCCGAGCAGGCGCGCGCGAGCGTGCGCATGATTCGCCGCAACGTCGAACTCGAAGCGCGGCTGATCGACGATCTGCTGGACCTCACGCGGGTGGCGAACGGCAAGCTGCGTTTGTCGCTGGAAACCGTCGACGTGCACGAAGTGATGGACAGCGTGCTCGAACTGTTCCGCAGCGAGATTCAGGTGAAGCAGCAGGACGTGCACGTGCATAAAGACGCGCAGCACCACTACGTGCTGGCCGACCGCGCACGCTTGCAACAGATGCTGTGGAATCTGATTCGCAACGCCGCCAAGTTCACGCCGGACGGCGGCCATATCTATTTGCGCACCCGCGACGAACGCATGCAGGTGCAGATATCGGTTGAAGACACCGGTATCGGCATCGAGCCGGAACAGATCGGCAAGCTCTTCAACGCGTTCGAGCAGGGCAATCAGAATATGACGCGCCAGTTCGGTGGACTGGGACTGGGGCTCGCGATCACCAAGGCGCTAACCGACGTGCATGGCGGCACGGTGATCGCGCAAAGTCCCGGCGCGCATTGCGGCGCGACCTTCACGATCACGCTGCCGACCGCGGCGGCGCCGGCCGTTCCGCCGCCGGTCGTGGCGCCCGACCAGGTGCGCTCGGGCGTTTTGCTGACCATCCTGCTGATCGAAGACCACGAGGATACCGCCGAGGTCATGGCGCAACTGATCCGCAGCCTGGGTCACGAGGTGACGGTGGTGGGTCGCGTGGACGACGCCTTGGCTGCCACGCAGTTGCAGACGTTCGAGTTGATTGTCAGCGACGTGGGCTTGCCCGACGGCACCGGTCTCGACTTCATCAAGGCGTTCCGTGAGCATTCGGATGCGCCGGCGGTGGCGCTGACCGGCTTCGGCACCGACGAGGATGTGCGCCGTTGTGTGGCCGCCGGCTTTACTTCGCATCTGACGAAGCCGGTCAACTTCGGCCAGCTCGAGGCGATGATCGACAGCGCGGTGAGTCTGAAAGCGCAGAAGGGCGCTTAA
- a CDS encoding response regulator, whose translation MSHGETVSIVLIEDDDGHATLVERNLRRAGVSNGFVRFRDGQQALDYFFGPPPVVDPDANPATAIPAREDLTNFVVLLDLKMPRVDGFEVLRRLKESPQTAAVPVIVLTTTDDPREIARCYELGCNVYITKPVEYEAFIEAVRRLGFFLQVVKLPSGHRLGAP comes from the coding sequence ATGAGTCACGGGGAAACGGTCAGCATCGTGCTGATCGAAGATGACGACGGTCATGCCACGCTCGTCGAGCGCAATCTGCGCCGTGCCGGCGTATCGAACGGTTTCGTGCGGTTTCGCGACGGCCAGCAGGCGCTCGACTATTTCTTCGGTCCGCCGCCGGTCGTCGACCCTGACGCGAATCCCGCCACGGCGATCCCCGCGCGCGAGGATCTGACGAACTTCGTCGTGCTGCTCGATCTGAAAATGCCGCGCGTGGACGGCTTCGAAGTGCTGCGCCGTCTGAAAGAATCGCCGCAGACCGCCGCGGTGCCGGTGATCGTGCTGACCACCACCGACGACCCGCGCGAGATCGCGCGCTGCTACGAGCTCGGGTGCAACGTCTATATCACCAAACCGGTCGAATACGAGGCGTTTATCGAAGCCGTGCGCCGGCTCGGCTTCTTCCTGCAGGTGGTGAAGCTGCCGTCGGGCCATCGCCTCGGGGCGCCGTAA